A region of Nitrospiria bacterium DNA encodes the following proteins:
- a CDS encoding DUF58 domain-containing protein: MSSFLTRLQRLIYRNRSITFTPTGTRFVLLTLAVGVAAVNTGNNLLYLILGMMLSLIIVSGILSEQSLRKISFEWRFPVRIFAQEPVPVEIRITNGKRFLPSYSFRVDEGEDASQSVYTFQLSAGQTTVFRKTTRFEKRGFQALPPLRFHTAFPFGFFQKTLIRPQTRTVLVYPRVLPRPPGIDRMTSRLGRDHEYPVRGSGATLHNLRDYTPRDDARGIHWKASARESKLLLKEYEREEDDHVHLVFSNHLPFVSGDRSGGEEQGSSHAPRTPALGRAKPDPRLFSGSGGRSDAPEAALQNFERAVELTASLAYEFNRHGYAVDLQTLSENADGPETPMDLDDVLKTLALIQPVYDSTEQSERDRINRRIAALARSAAFGGRRILILPSPDPMWDTLRGRYSNVLGAGEPRFEAWSRTGGKRP; encoded by the coding sequence ATGTCCTCCTTCCTCACCAGACTTCAGCGGCTGATCTACCGGAACCGCTCGATCACCTTCACGCCGACCGGCACCCGTTTCGTGCTTCTCACCTTGGCCGTCGGCGTGGCGGCGGTGAACACCGGGAACAACCTCCTCTATCTCATCCTCGGGATGATGCTGAGCCTGATCATCGTCTCCGGGATTCTGTCCGAACAGTCCCTCCGCAAAATTTCCTTCGAATGGCGCTTCCCCGTCCGAATCTTCGCGCAGGAGCCCGTTCCGGTCGAGATCCGGATCACCAACGGCAAACGGTTTCTTCCTTCCTATTCGTTCCGCGTGGACGAGGGAGAGGACGCGTCCCAGTCCGTCTACACCTTTCAACTGTCCGCCGGGCAGACCACCGTTTTCCGGAAGACGACCCGGTTTGAAAAACGAGGATTCCAGGCGTTGCCGCCGTTGCGGTTCCACACGGCCTTCCCGTTCGGTTTTTTTCAAAAGACCCTGATCCGTCCCCAGACCCGCACGGTGCTGGTCTATCCCCGGGTCCTTCCCCGACCTCCGGGCATCGACCGGATGACTTCGCGGCTCGGCCGGGACCACGAATACCCGGTGCGGGGAAGCGGCGCGACTCTCCACAACCTGCGGGATTACACGCCGCGGGACGACGCCCGCGGAATTCACTGGAAAGCCTCCGCCCGCGAGTCCAAGCTCCTCCTGAAAGAATACGAGCGCGAGGAGGACGACCACGTCCATCTGGTGTTCAGCAATCACCTGCCTTTTGTATCGGGGGACCGCTCCGGCGGAGAGGAACAAGGGTCCTCACATGCCCCCCGCACCCCCGCGCTCGGACGGGCCAAGCCCGATCCTCGCTTATTTTCTGGATCGGGGGGCCGCTCCGATGCGCCGGAAGCGGCGCTTCAGAATTTCGAACGGGCCGTCGAGTTGACGGCCTCGCTGGCCTATGAGTTCAACCGTCACGGCTATGCGGTCGACCTGCAGACGCTTTCTGAAAACGCCGACGGGCCGGAAACGCCCATGGATCTCGACGACGTTCTCAAAACGCTGGCGCTGATCCAACCGGTCTATGATTCCACGGAACAAAGCGAGCGGGATCGGATCAACCGGAGAATCGCGGCCCTCGCCCGGTCCGCCGCGTTCGGAGGGCGCCGGATCCTGATTCTTCCATCGCCCGACCCGATGTGGGACACTCTGCGGGGACGCTACTCGAACGTCCTGGGCGCCGGCGAACCCCGGTTCGAGGCCTGGTCCCGGACGGGAGGAAAACGCCCATGA
- a CDS encoding MoxR family ATPase — MNDAAKKIRALQDNIEQVIKGKPEVVRLTITALLARGHLLIEDVPGIGKTTLAHSLARSLDCSFRRIQFTSDLLPSDILGVTIYNQQTQTFEFKLGPIFANIILADEINRTTPKTQSSLLEAMNDAQVSVDSHTYPLPSPFMVMATQNPLEHHGTYPLPESQLDRFLMRIGIGYPDPENEKVILTTQRLFQPAGDLKPVLSTHEVLELQNAVDRVRVDENLVDYLLSLTLATRSNERFALGVSPRGAMALHKTAQAYALVDGRNYCVPDDIKRLAPLVFAHRVILNTQFETDGRRSEDAERIVQELVNQVAVPL, encoded by the coding sequence ATGAACGATGCCGCGAAGAAAATCCGGGCCCTTCAGGACAACATCGAACAGGTGATCAAGGGAAAACCGGAGGTGGTCCGGCTGACGATCACGGCGTTGTTGGCCCGCGGGCACCTCTTGATCGAGGATGTTCCCGGCATCGGCAAAACCACCCTGGCCCACAGTCTGGCCCGGTCCCTGGACTGCAGCTTCCGACGCATTCAGTTCACCAGCGACCTGCTTCCCTCCGACATCCTGGGGGTCACCATTTATAATCAGCAGACCCAGACCTTTGAATTCAAACTCGGGCCGATCTTCGCGAACATTATTTTGGCGGACGAGATCAACCGGACCACGCCCAAGACCCAGTCCAGTCTTCTGGAAGCCATGAACGATGCCCAGGTCTCCGTGGACAGCCACACCTACCCGCTTCCCAGCCCGTTCATGGTCATGGCCACGCAGAATCCTCTCGAACACCACGGAACCTATCCCTTGCCCGAGTCGCAGCTGGACCGCTTCCTGATGCGGATCGGAATCGGCTATCCCGACCCCGAAAACGAGAAGGTCATCCTGACCACCCAGCGACTTTTTCAACCGGCCGGCGACCTCAAACCGGTCCTGAGCACGCACGAGGTCCTGGAGCTTCAAAACGCCGTCGACCGCGTCCGCGTGGATGAAAATCTGGTGGACTATCTTCTGTCCCTGACCCTGGCGACGCGGAGCAACGAACGGTTTGCGTTGGGGGTCAGTCCGCGCGGCGCCATGGCGTTGCACAAGACCGCGCAGGCTTACGCCCTGGTCGACGGACGGAATTACTGCGTCCCCGACGATATCAAACGGCTGGCCCCGCTGGTCTTCGCCCACCGCGTGATTCTCAACACCCAGTTCGAAACCGACGGCCGCCGCAGCGAGGACGCCGAGCGCATCGTTCAAGAATTGGTGAACCAGGTCGCCGTTCCGCTTTGA